Within the Rosa rugosa chromosome 2, drRosRugo1.1, whole genome shotgun sequence genome, the region TCAATTTCCTCAGTCCACTCATCACTGTTCTTCCCAGAAGAGTAATTTCTAACAAAAGCACACCCAACAGATAATGGAGTTTCAGAAAGATTTAATCTTGAAAACCCAGAGCTGCCAATGAAATTGGGTTCTAATGGTACAGAACATTTAGGAGAAATTAAGTTGGAACCCACTATAGAGCTCCAAAATCTGGAACTTCCTCCATAACTATTGAGTTCTCTGGTGCAGAGATTAGGGAATGAATTGAAATTGTGAAATAAAGGGTTTAAGGCAGGGTTTTTGTAGAGTCTGCCAAAATTTCTAGGACACAACTTCCTCCTATAAATCATTGAGTTCTAggtagaaagagagagacttgAATTATGGAACGCAAGGGTTTAAGAGCTCGAATGCGTTACCTGATTGAGAAAAGATGCCGCCTTTTCAGAGCAAAAGCTTAAACCCTAGTGCTGATGAACCAGCGACTGGGAGCGACTATGAGCAGGCAGCGTTCCCGTACTGTGGCTCAAAGAGCTGGAAGACTTGGTTTTTAGGAGGAAAATACTTCTTTGTAAAAATGGAAATTAAAGTATTTTtcgtttgtttttttattttattttatacttTTTTCCTTTTAGTCCCATTACTTTTACATCTTCCTATTTACCACTTTCACTTTCTTTCTACACCCACACTAACTCTCTCCGGCGATGCCACCTATCTCCGTCGCCACACGTACACCTTATGCTAACAACCAGGCTGCTTTTGACAATCGGTGGAAGGTCACTGCGTCATTGAATCATTTTCAAATGTTATTGAAAATTGTGCATGAATtagtcgttttttttttttttttaatgttagATTTATTGACCACCCATTGAATTGTTGTGTAATGTgtaaattttctgaaattatcCACGTTTCTAGTGTTTACTATTTGATCTTCCAAACATCTATCTCTTAGACTCCCAATATTCAACCTGACCAAAGCCAAAAGAATGTATTGATACTTGTAGGATTGTTCTCTATTTGGTATATGAAATGCATTATTTCATTCGATTTTAACTTTTAATATAAAGTCTTTTAAAAACATTGGGCAAAGTAAAAACATGTATATTTTTTTGTCGGGCTAGTTACTTGGACAAGTCGTAGGTATTGCGGACTACCAGcccattcccaaaatctcacgTCCACATTGTGTGAAATGCATACGACATATTGTCTCAAATACTTTTATCCTTTGTGCTAAAGTTTGGCGTTCTATGTTTcataatcaagcatgcaaatgTACTTTCAACTGAAAATGTAAATAATTTGAGAAAAGAAAGCAGATGGTTTCTGATATGAATATCGCATATACACTTGGTTTGGTTTTCTCCAGATATGTAAAACTAGTCCTGAGAGAGCTTTAATTTGAGTAGAAAGCAAGCAACACAAAAGGCCCAGAAAAAAACCACTTTCATTTTTCCCAAGATCAAGCAAGCATATATTCCAGTTTTGCTACATGCAAAAACTAATTAATGAGGCAAAAGATGATATATGCAGGCTGTGATAGAACAATTCATCTTCCTATAAAATACAATTCTCCTAAGAACTTTTAACTCTTTTTTGTATTCCTTCAAACTCACATAACTCAGCAAAGTGATTGAAAGTTGGACTGTGCTAAAGAATCAATCTTTATGGCCAACCCGGTCTACATTGCCCTTTCTTTGGGCAATTCCAGAGGAGTCCAAAGCTGCTCGGTATATAAACTAAAGcttcttctctattttcttaCTTGAGTTTATTCAATTCTAGTCTTTGAGTTTGTGGGAAGTGGAGCAGATCAAAGAGAATTGCTCAAGTGGTTAGCTTGGAGTTTTGGGTATTTTTGTTAAGTCATGGAAACAAGCAGAGAGTGCATGAGAATTTGcattcttcttctctatttgaCTGCAGCAACTATTTCCTTCACTCAATGTGGTAAGCCTCTTTCTCTAATTCAAGGATTTATTGTGGTATATTGTAGTTGACATGCAAGCCTAAATCTTTTGTCAGATGCAAGAAAATCACATAGATTACTAAAGGGTCTTACAAAACCCCCTCCAACCCATCACAGAAGTCTGTTTCTCAGAACTGCAAAGAAGTTGAATTTAGTAAAGCGCATTGAGTATAACCCATTTGGTTCATCAAAGCAACAAAACCAAGAACCCTATGGTTTGAATTCACCACTTTCATTGCCACCTTATGATTCACTAGCTCCACTTTCCTTGCCTGATGCAAATGCTCCTCCATTTTGTACTTACCCACCCAACACTCCACAAACCCCCTCTACCACTACTCCAACCACATCATCACCCCCAAGCCCACAATCACCTTATCTTTACGTTCCACCAATTCTTCCCATGCAAAGCCCACCACCAGTCCCAATAGGCACTATCCCAGGCCCACCGCAATCTATCTCCGCCCCTATTCCCCCAGCATCCGGAACCGTGCCTGGGCCGCCGGAGTCTATACCGAGTCCGACCATCTACTACCCAGGCCCACCGCAATCTATCCCGACCCCTAATCCACCCCAAACAGTCCCGAGCCCACCGGATTACGAGCCCAGCCCGCCAGATTTTTCTATTCCAAGCCCGCCTTCTTTCGTCCCATCTCCTCCCTATGGGTTCCAACCAAGCCCACCAGTGTTCGAACCCCCTGTTGTGTTCCCTCCACCAACCACTCCGCCGAGTCCAAAGAAAGGCCCGACAACGGCCCTGTGGTGCGTGGCCAAGCCGTCGGTGCCCGACCCAATCATCCAAGAAGCCATGAACTACGCTTGCGGGTCCGGAGCAAATTGTGATGCCATTCTGCCCAATGGGTCATGCTTTGAGCCCAACACATTGTTTGCCCATGCTTCGTTTGCCTTCAATAGTTACTGGCAAAGGACCAGGGTTGCTGGTGGCACCTGTTCGTTTGGAGGAACAGCCATACTAGTCACAGCTGATCCAAGTAAGCTTCCCAACATCTAAAGACTATACTACATTGTTCTACAAGAACACTTTTGATTTTAATAGTATTGATCACATTATCTTTTGTGATGTGTTTCACAGGTTATGATGGGTGCCGGTTTGACTATTATTGATCACAGGAGATTAGACAATCACAAAAGCAgatctctttttctttcc harbors:
- the LOC133733805 gene encoding extensin, coding for METSRECMRICILLLYLTAATISFTQCDARKSHRLLKGLTKPPPTHHRSLFLRTAKKLNLVKRIEYNPFGSSKQQNQEPYGLNSPLSLPPYDSLAPLSLPDANAPPFCTYPPNTPQTPSTTTPTTSSPPSPQSPYLYVPPILPMQSPPPVPIGTIPGPPQSISAPIPPASGTVPGPPESIPSPTIYYPGPPQSIPTPNPPQTVPSPPDYEPSPPDFSIPSPPSFVPSPPYGFQPSPPVFEPPVVFPPPTTPPSPKKGPTTALWCVAKPSVPDPIIQEAMNYACGSGANCDAILPNGSCFEPNTLFAHASFAFNSYWQRTRVAGGTCSFGGTAILVTADPSYDGCRFDYY